A stretch of Myxococcus hansupus DNA encodes these proteins:
- a CDS encoding DUF6348 family protein: MDAIPASEPLRDLIEAHGVACSEEGEWLRLGKTGPRARAWYVHPEGTDPERLVQLDVEVELWAGRILGESSVGMGASPIEARQSAYQSFASGSLHVLLGALLNAPCEHMTVEEWTVGGIPRRVFLGQVVARTMGEAEAPQPEWFDSLKSAVASLPLMPGTHWLRIYFAQRDAEVMKLECLLDNEEWPELQRALSEAPWPRTQGFVSHRLFLLLRGGVDVSQVVAKFVEPPNRDFDEICDELRAEGVSALESDKLVSYVPEAFGFVMASDLGAKLPSSAEFVPWEGPGFHEALLAQEPLWQESVRQARLATSGKTLTGDQLMSVAGRSAILNALNSSLHAGVEPKDLKFTSLRVVLSPEGMKAMEQEAAARAPATPPIQTPEEGTPAPPKRPWWKFW, from the coding sequence ATGGACGCCATCCCTGCCTCTGAACCCCTGCGCGATTTGATTGAAGCCCACGGTGTTGCGTGTTCTGAGGAAGGGGAGTGGTTGCGCCTGGGTAAAACCGGCCCACGCGCTCGCGCCTGGTACGTACATCCGGAGGGAACGGACCCTGAGCGGCTCGTTCAGTTGGACGTGGAAGTTGAACTGTGGGCGGGCCGGATTCTGGGGGAGTCGTCCGTGGGGATGGGGGCGTCGCCCATCGAAGCCCGCCAGAGCGCGTACCAGAGCTTTGCCTCGGGCTCGCTGCACGTGCTGCTGGGCGCCTTACTCAATGCTCCTTGCGAGCACATGACGGTGGAGGAGTGGACCGTCGGCGGCATTCCTCGCCGTGTGTTCCTGGGGCAAGTCGTGGCGCGCACCATGGGCGAGGCGGAGGCTCCGCAGCCTGAGTGGTTCGATTCACTCAAAAGTGCCGTGGCGTCGTTGCCGCTGATGCCAGGAACCCACTGGCTGCGGATCTACTTCGCCCAGCGCGATGCGGAGGTCATGAAGCTCGAGTGCCTCCTCGACAACGAAGAGTGGCCTGAGCTGCAACGTGCCCTCTCGGAGGCGCCTTGGCCCCGGACTCAGGGGTTCGTCAGCCATCGTCTGTTCCTGCTCCTTCGGGGCGGTGTCGACGTGAGCCAAGTCGTGGCGAAGTTCGTCGAGCCTCCGAATCGGGACTTTGACGAGATCTGTGATGAACTCCGCGCCGAGGGGGTGTCGGCGCTCGAGTCGGACAAACTGGTGTCCTATGTCCCCGAAGCCTTTGGCTTCGTCATGGCCTCGGACTTGGGCGCGAAGCTCCCATCGTCAGCGGAATTTGTTCCGTGGGAGGGGCCGGGATTCCATGAAGCCTTGCTGGCGCAAGAGCCGCTCTGGCAGGAGTCGGTCCGGCAAGCGAGGCTCGCGACTTCGGGAAAGACGCTCACGGGCGATCAACTCATGTCCGTCGCGGGGCGCAGTGCCATTCTGAATGCACTCAATTCGAGTCTGCACGCTGGGGTCGAACCGAAGGACCTGAAGTTCACCTCGTTGCGCGTGGTGCTCTCCCCAGAAGGAATGAAGGCAATGGAGCAAGAAGCCGCGGCTCGCGCCCCTGCGACTCCTCCCATTCAGACGCCAGAGGAGGGGACTCCCGCACCGCCGAAACGCCCCTGGTGGAAGTTCTGGTGA
- a CDS encoding ribonucleotide-diphosphate reductase subunit beta, which yields MLLNPGLNLTLRPMAYPQFFEMYRNAIKNTWTVEEVDFSTDLVDLRSKMTDAERHLIHRLVAFFATGDSIVGNNLVLNLYKHLNAPEARMYLSRQLYEEALHVQFYLTLLDTYVPDPAERAKAFAAVDNIPSIQRKAQFCMKWMDSIQGMDTLQTKAHRRQFLLNLICFAGCIEGLFFFAAFAYVYFLRSKGLLNGLAAGTNWVFRDESAHMAFAFESIQVARKEEPDLFDAQMERDVVAMLREAVDCETQFAQDLLSGGVVGLSVQDMRGYLEYVADQRLQQLGMSPVFGTKNPLHFMDLQDVQELTNFFERRVSSYQVAVGVGAATDVVLDAAF from the coding sequence ATGCTGTTGAACCCTGGCCTGAATCTCACGCTGCGCCCGATGGCGTATCCGCAGTTCTTCGAGATGTACCGGAACGCCATCAAGAACACCTGGACCGTGGAGGAGGTGGACTTCTCCACGGACCTGGTGGACCTGCGCTCGAAGATGACGGACGCGGAGCGCCACCTCATCCACCGGCTGGTGGCGTTCTTCGCGACGGGAGACAGCATCGTCGGCAACAATCTGGTGCTGAACCTCTACAAGCACCTGAACGCGCCCGAGGCGCGGATGTACCTGTCGCGCCAGCTCTACGAGGAGGCGCTGCACGTCCAGTTCTACCTGACGTTGCTGGACACGTACGTGCCGGACCCGGCCGAGCGGGCGAAGGCCTTCGCGGCGGTGGACAACATCCCGTCCATCCAGCGGAAAGCCCAGTTCTGCATGAAGTGGATGGACAGCATTCAGGGGATGGACACGCTGCAGACGAAGGCGCACCGGCGTCAGTTCCTGCTGAACCTCATCTGCTTCGCGGGCTGCATCGAGGGCCTCTTCTTCTTCGCGGCCTTCGCCTACGTGTACTTTCTGCGCAGCAAGGGCCTGTTGAACGGCCTGGCGGCGGGCACCAACTGGGTGTTCCGCGACGAGAGCGCGCACATGGCGTTCGCCTTCGAGTCCATCCAGGTGGCTCGCAAGGAGGAGCCGGACCTCTTCGACGCGCAGATGGAGCGCGACGTGGTGGCGATGCTCCGCGAGGCGGTGGACTGCGAGACGCAGTTCGCGCAGGACCTGCTGAGCGGCGGCGTGGTGGGCCTGTCCGTGCAGGACATGCGCGGCTACCTGGAGTACGTGGCCGACCAGCGCCTCCAGCAGTTGGGCATGTCGCCGGTGTTCGGCACGAAGAACCCGCTGCACTTCATGGACCTGCAAGACGTGCAGGAACTCACGAACTTCTTCGAGCGCCGCGTGTCCTCGTACCAGGTGGCCGTGGGGGTTGGTGCGGCGACCGACGTTGTGCTCGACGCTGCGTTCTGA
- a CDS encoding methyltransferase domain-containing protein, with protein MHHTFRRLGPSELLPRYIFAESLFARRRVLEVDAVASTGGESARFLVERGARAVVSCDRDVAAVEAAQKAHGGPNLRFRANVYDDFESGSFDVVLIADLAPYVKAPELLAELARLVTRQGFLLGGLRNVAGLALPQLLEAEETVPPTYGQLLDALSVHFGQVEVATQSPVLGYQLAFERGEGLQVDGTLVHHSEAAYFLVVAGQEPSRVVDPTWVQLPPEPLAFTRGKLDEVVARAKSWEERSGRLKEALTKLRAELTDREAEAVSLRPALETARDDVARLTAQLEQSRGSEQAQRERDDLSGKLRRRELELQVAQERLADVDRRLAAQRLEVEAAQRAQADAGVQLLSAQESLRLERARREETATSLEEARERLTQAYAQVRDLQEEQGTLRIERERDRLAAERAVEQSEDRRRAAEAARDRELRIAEQYSAALAAVEHLKAEAARAEDLSRDAGAAVSVKDAELARTARELADARQRTASAEGARKETESRLEALLSEVRGLETELAAAREAQARLGQDVEALTRAESAARATAQKWEESLHEATQRLDVLEAERARTEARLGQALETERAELQARLATLERELEEERARAAALEQQVLDGVSAKAEVEARFQAADSSKVEAESRVRALEQQVQESASFKEEVEGRLRALEAQLQEAVSARDAVEAQRQVLAQQLLEAGSAKAEVETRLLSLEQQVLDGVSAKGEVEAQRQALEEERGALVRRVVELEAEASSNARAGRQALERAAELESSLQAVGAELESAHGEWQASEEQLGQVREELDSEREARAAVEEALRLARGKLESAAQRLTDAEATLAQTREALDAEVQRRTELETALADARASLESEQEGRVQSGSALETLRAQLDAERERRGGAETALAETRSGLEEARQALSQVREALAAEEERRARWEAALADAQSQLQAEGQHRAQVEAALASAQALHSEESLRRTEVEAALASAQALYSEESQRRTDVEAALASVRALHSEESQRRTDVEGALASAQALHSEESRRRAEVEAALASAQALHSEELQRRAEIEAALADSEARFTDASRRREDVESALAAAEARFTDVSQRREGVESALSEAEARFTDASRRREEVELALAAAEARFTEEARRHEAALTAAEARHLEETQRREAVEASLSAVEARHAEQAQRREAVESVLSTIEARHLEEVRRREDVASLLAEAEARHLEETRRREDVESALTTAETHQREEAQRRAELETALSEALAQHASEAETRAQTEAALAAARRQHEEVLAELSEARERFSSEREHRESLVAELTAMRERAFGADEVVTRLQAETATEREARTRLESSLSLAQAELQTERTARAELDEALTAERSARAHLDASLVVAQQDLEAERQGRGDGEAALTRVQAQLGTEQSARAEAEATLAQLRAALDAEQRARAEAEAALVQSRSAFEAEQQTRAEVGNALARLQEEAARVHAEASERDQARQERLSAAERVMAEQERALESQRVAAEAREQELREAVSRLESERTWMEGAAQEQRTALEARLAETRSAQESDAARAVALAQSLSELEQARSAADTQLAERAGIIDALETQVAGLRADGEAGAAQHAEALAEAREALSRLETASQERMAELQRELDVALARAGQSQGELEALAADREQSRSALAAAQQELTHLAVARQENMRLGTQLQRAMAAVNERGMHIARLDAELVDAQDRLAAQRENAELLMVQLETARRFAGKATAMENSLEAERAVLETLRSELARATESVTAEQARANALEAQLAESTAGLTHARTEMEAQLADVTSRAESQRAALEGQLAEAQSRSEAERATLEGQLAEVQSRLDAERAALEGQLTEVQSRAETERAALGDQLTAFQSRAEAARAALEAQLTEVTARSEAQRSEADRLAAERTALEQQLTDAEARLVDGTARTDAQRADLESRLAEVTAQFDAARAETSARLADATTQAEVQRTELEARLTEVSTQSEANRAELEARLAEVTTEAEAQRTELEARLAEVTTEAEAQRTELEVRLAELTAQAEAERNALTSRLAEASDRASQLADAAARAEADSASRGAHLAELTAQLETLRANLESASAERAALHAAQDKLARADSDRERLQSDLTVARAARVRLEGRVTALETASTEAVRILDAERAERTRLAQSLEAATQQLQQREGGAASQLSAFQSERAQLDTQLQGLNAQLQEQQDRLAAFQSERAQLEAQLQGLNAQLQEQQDRLSAVDAERTALLATVESLKASSQPEAVLEMAAEMELLQSLVEDLQQKLADHEAERAAAQRDDGAESVRNAMSSRPAATPAPAARPPARPPRAAIPALDLPPQRPSVKPDERE; from the coding sequence ATGCACCACACATTCCGCCGCTTGGGGCCCAGTGAGCTGTTGCCCCGCTACATCTTCGCGGAGAGCCTCTTCGCCCGTCGACGGGTTTTGGAAGTCGATGCCGTGGCCTCCACCGGGGGCGAGAGCGCACGCTTCCTCGTGGAGCGAGGTGCGCGCGCGGTCGTGTCGTGCGACAGGGATGTAGCGGCGGTGGAGGCGGCGCAAAAGGCGCACGGCGGTCCCAACCTGCGGTTCCGGGCCAACGTCTACGACGATTTCGAGTCCGGCAGCTTCGACGTGGTGCTCATCGCGGACCTGGCGCCCTATGTGAAGGCACCGGAGCTGCTCGCGGAGCTGGCGCGGCTGGTGACGCGGCAGGGCTTCCTGCTGGGCGGTCTGCGCAACGTCGCCGGGCTCGCGCTGCCCCAGTTGCTGGAGGCCGAGGAGACGGTGCCGCCCACCTATGGGCAGCTCCTGGACGCGCTGTCGGTCCACTTCGGGCAGGTGGAGGTGGCCACGCAGTCGCCGGTGCTGGGTTACCAGCTCGCCTTCGAACGGGGCGAGGGGCTTCAAGTCGATGGCACGCTCGTGCATCACAGCGAGGCCGCGTACTTCCTGGTGGTGGCGGGGCAGGAGCCCTCGCGCGTGGTGGACCCCACGTGGGTGCAGCTCCCGCCGGAGCCGCTGGCCTTCACCCGGGGCAAGCTCGACGAGGTGGTGGCGCGCGCGAAGTCCTGGGAGGAGCGCAGTGGCCGACTGAAGGAGGCGCTGACGAAGCTCCGCGCGGAGCTGACGGACCGGGAGGCGGAGGCGGTCTCGTTGCGGCCGGCGTTGGAGACGGCGCGCGACGATGTGGCCCGGCTCACGGCGCAGTTGGAGCAGTCGCGCGGCAGTGAGCAGGCGCAGCGCGAGCGGGATGACCTGTCCGGGAAGCTGCGGCGGCGCGAGCTGGAGCTCCAGGTGGCGCAGGAGCGGCTGGCCGATGTGGACCGGCGGCTCGCGGCGCAGCGCTTGGAGGTCGAGGCCGCGCAGCGGGCGCAGGCGGACGCGGGCGTGCAGTTGCTCTCGGCGCAGGAGTCGCTCCGGCTGGAGCGCGCGCGGCGGGAGGAGACGGCGACCTCATTGGAGGAGGCTCGCGAGCGGCTGACGCAGGCGTACGCGCAGGTGCGGGATCTCCAGGAGGAGCAGGGCACGCTGCGCATCGAGCGCGAGCGGGACCGGCTGGCGGCCGAGCGCGCCGTGGAGCAATCCGAGGACCGTCGCCGCGCCGCGGAGGCCGCGAGGGACCGGGAGCTTCGCATCGCCGAGCAGTACTCGGCGGCGCTGGCGGCCGTGGAGCATCTGAAGGCGGAGGCGGCTCGGGCGGAGGACCTGTCTCGCGACGCGGGGGCCGCGGTCTCCGTGAAGGACGCGGAGCTGGCGCGTACGGCGCGCGAGCTGGCGGATGCCCGGCAGCGGACGGCTTCGGCGGAAGGGGCTCGCAAGGAGACGGAGTCGCGCCTGGAGGCGCTCCTGTCGGAGGTCCGCGGCCTGGAGACGGAGCTGGCCGCGGCTCGCGAGGCGCAGGCTCGGCTGGGGCAGGACGTGGAGGCACTGACGCGTGCGGAGTCGGCCGCTCGGGCCACGGCGCAGAAGTGGGAGGAGTCGCTTCACGAGGCCACCCAGCGGCTGGACGTGCTGGAGGCGGAGCGCGCGCGGACCGAGGCGCGGCTTGGACAGGCGCTGGAGACGGAGCGCGCGGAGCTTCAGGCCCGGCTGGCCACGCTGGAGCGTGAGCTGGAGGAGGAGCGGGCTCGCGCGGCGGCGCTGGAGCAGCAGGTACTCGATGGGGTCTCCGCGAAGGCGGAGGTCGAGGCTCGGTTCCAGGCGGCAGATTCCTCCAAGGTCGAGGCCGAGTCGCGGGTTCGAGCGCTGGAGCAGCAGGTCCAGGAGTCTGCTTCCTTTAAGGAGGAGGTTGAAGGCCGGCTGCGGGCGTTGGAGGCGCAGCTCCAGGAGGCTGTTTCCGCCAGGGACGCGGTCGAGGCTCAACGACAGGTGCTGGCGCAGCAGCTTCTGGAGGCAGGCTCCGCGAAGGCGGAGGTCGAGACGCGGCTCCTGTCATTGGAGCAGCAGGTCCTCGATGGCGTCTCCGCCAAGGGTGAGGTCGAGGCCCAGCGGCAGGCACTGGAAGAGGAGCGCGGCGCGCTGGTCCGGCGTGTGGTGGAGCTGGAGGCGGAGGCCTCCTCGAACGCACGCGCGGGGCGGCAGGCCTTGGAGCGCGCGGCGGAGTTGGAGTCCTCGCTCCAGGCTGTTGGGGCCGAATTGGAGTCCGCTCATGGTGAGTGGCAGGCCTCGGAAGAGCAGCTCGGACAGGTGCGTGAGGAGCTGGACTCCGAACGCGAGGCCCGGGCCGCTGTCGAGGAAGCACTGCGGCTCGCCCGTGGGAAGCTGGAGAGCGCGGCACAGCGGCTGACGGATGCCGAGGCCACCCTCGCGCAGACCCGCGAGGCGTTGGACGCGGAGGTTCAGCGGCGCACCGAGTTGGAGACGGCTCTCGCGGATGCGCGGGCGTCGCTGGAGTCCGAGCAGGAAGGGCGCGTCCAGTCGGGCAGTGCCCTGGAGACGCTGCGCGCGCAGTTGGACGCGGAGCGGGAGCGGCGTGGCGGCGCCGAGACGGCGCTGGCGGAGACCCGGTCGGGTCTGGAAGAGGCGCGTCAGGCGCTGTCGCAGGTTCGTGAGGCTCTGGCCGCCGAGGAGGAGCGTCGCGCTCGGTGGGAGGCCGCGCTCGCTGATGCGCAGTCGCAGCTCCAAGCCGAGGGACAGCATCGCGCTCAGGTGGAGGCCGCGCTGGCTTCGGCGCAGGCCCTCCACTCGGAGGAGTCGCTGCGACGCACGGAGGTCGAGGCCGCGCTGGCTTCGGCGCAGGCCCTCTATTCGGAGGAGTCGCAGCGGCGTACGGACGTCGAGGCCGCGCTGGCTTCGGTGCGGGCCCTCCACTCAGAGGAGTCGCAGCGGCGTACGGACGTCGAGGGCGCGCTGGCTTCGGCTCAGGCCCTCCACTCAGAGGAGTCGCGGCGCCGCGCGGAGGTCGAGGCCGCTTTGGCTTCGGCGCAGGCCCTCCACTCAGAGGAGTTGCAGCGACGCGCGGAGATCGAGGCCGCGCTCGCGGATTCCGAAGCACGGTTTACGGACGCGTCGCGGCGGCGTGAGGATGTCGAGTCGGCGCTCGCGGCAGCCGAGGCCCGTTTCACAGATGTGTCGCAGCGGCGTGAGGGCGTCGAGTCAGCGCTCTCAGAAGCCGAGGCACGGTTCACGGACGCGTCGAGGCGGCGCGAGGAAGTCGAGTTGGCGCTCGCGGCGGCCGAGGCCCGGTTCACTGAAGAGGCTCGGCGGCATGAGGCTGCGCTGACGGCGGCCGAGGCGCGGCATCTCGAGGAGACGCAACGACGGGAGGCGGTGGAAGCTTCGCTGTCGGCCGTCGAGGCCCGCCACGCTGAACAGGCCCAGCGGCGCGAAGCCGTGGAGTCGGTCCTCTCGACGATTGAGGCTCGCCATCTAGAGGAGGTGCGCCGACGTGAGGATGTGGCGTCCCTGCTCGCGGAGGCCGAAGCCCGGCATCTGGAGGAGACGCGGCGTCGCGAGGACGTCGAGTCGGCGCTCACGACGGCGGAGACGCACCAGCGCGAGGAGGCCCAGCGGCGCGCCGAACTGGAGACGGCGCTCTCCGAGGCGCTGGCTCAGCACGCCTCGGAAGCGGAGACGCGGGCTCAGACGGAGGCCGCGCTCGCCGCTGCCCGGCGCCAGCATGAGGAGGTGCTGGCGGAGCTGTCCGAGGCTCGCGAGCGATTCTCCTCTGAACGTGAGCACCGAGAAAGTCTGGTCGCGGAGCTCACCGCGATGCGGGAGCGTGCCTTCGGGGCGGATGAGGTCGTCACCCGACTCCAGGCCGAAACGGCCACGGAGCGAGAGGCTCGCACGCGGCTTGAATCGTCGCTGTCACTCGCGCAGGCCGAGCTTCAGACGGAACGCACCGCGCGCGCGGAACTCGATGAGGCGCTCACCGCCGAGCGTTCGGCCCGAGCCCACCTGGATGCGTCGCTCGTCGTCGCGCAGCAGGACTTGGAGGCCGAACGGCAGGGCCGTGGAGACGGTGAAGCGGCGCTGACTCGCGTCCAGGCGCAATTGGGGACCGAGCAGTCCGCTCGTGCCGAAGCCGAGGCCACCCTGGCGCAGCTCCGCGCGGCGCTCGACGCCGAGCAGCGGGCTCGTGCGGAGGCCGAGGCCGCGCTGGTCCAGTCCCGCTCGGCATTCGAGGCGGAGCAACAGACGCGGGCCGAGGTCGGGAACGCGCTGGCTCGGCTCCAAGAGGAGGCGGCCCGTGTTCATGCGGAGGCCTCCGAGAGGGACCAGGCGCGGCAGGAACGTCTGTCGGCCGCCGAGCGCGTGATGGCCGAGCAGGAACGCGCCCTGGAGTCGCAGCGCGTGGCGGCGGAGGCTCGCGAGCAGGAGCTTCGCGAGGCTGTCTCGCGGCTCGAGTCCGAGCGGACCTGGATGGAAGGCGCGGCTCAGGAGCAGCGTACGGCGCTGGAGGCCCGGCTCGCGGAGACGCGTTCCGCGCAGGAGTCGGACGCGGCACGTGCCGTGGCGCTGGCCCAGTCGCTCTCCGAATTGGAGCAGGCTCGGAGCGCCGCGGACACGCAGCTCGCCGAGCGTGCTGGAATCATCGATGCGCTGGAAACTCAGGTTGCCGGGCTTCGAGCGGACGGGGAGGCGGGGGCGGCGCAACATGCGGAAGCGCTGGCCGAGGCGCGTGAGGCCCTGTCTCGGCTGGAAACGGCTTCGCAGGAGCGGATGGCGGAGCTCCAGCGCGAGCTAGACGTCGCGCTCGCTCGCGCCGGGCAGTCGCAGGGCGAACTGGAGGCGCTTGCCGCGGACCGGGAGCAGAGCCGGTCGGCGCTGGCCGCTGCGCAGCAGGAGCTGACCCACCTGGCGGTCGCGCGGCAGGAGAACATGCGCCTGGGGACGCAGCTTCAGCGCGCCATGGCGGCCGTGAACGAGCGGGGGATGCACATCGCCCGGCTCGATGCGGAGTTGGTGGACGCGCAGGACCGGCTCGCCGCGCAGCGCGAGAATGCCGAGCTGCTCATGGTGCAGCTCGAGACGGCGCGCCGGTTCGCGGGTAAGGCCACCGCGATGGAGAACTCGCTCGAAGCGGAGCGCGCGGTGCTGGAGACGCTGCGCTCTGAACTGGCGCGGGCGACTGAGTCCGTCACCGCGGAGCAGGCTCGGGCGAACGCGCTGGAGGCCCAGCTCGCGGAGTCGACGGCGGGGCTGACTCACGCTCGGACCGAGATGGAGGCCCAACTCGCGGACGTCACATCCCGCGCGGAGAGCCAGCGCGCCGCGCTCGAAGGTCAGCTCGCGGAGGCCCAGTCGCGCTCCGAGGCTGAGCGCGCCACCCTCGAAGGGCAGCTTGCGGAGGTCCAGTCTCGGCTGGATGCCGAACGTGCGGCGCTCGAAGGACAGCTCACGGAGGTTCAGTCTCGCGCGGAGACCGAGCGTGCCGCGCTCGGAGACCAGCTCACTGCATTCCAGTCGCGCGCCGAAGCAGCCCGCGCCGCGCTCGAAGCGCAGCTCACCGAGGTGACCGCCCGCTCCGAGGCGCAGCGTTCCGAGGCGGATCGCCTCGCCGCTGAACGCACGGCGCTGGAGCAGCAGCTCACGGATGCGGAGGCCCGGCTCGTTGACGGCACTGCGCGGACCGACGCGCAGCGTGCCGACCTGGAGTCTCGCCTTGCCGAGGTCACGGCCCAGTTTGATGCCGCGCGTGCCGAAACCTCGGCCCGGCTGGCTGACGCCACCACTCAGGCCGAAGTGCAGCGCACCGAGCTTGAGGCTCGCCTGACGGAGGTCTCCACTCAGTCTGAAGCGAATCGCGCCGAACTGGAGGCCCGTCTCGCCGAGGTCACCACCGAGGCCGAGGCACAGCGCACCGAACTGGAGGCCCGTCTCGCCGAGGTCACCACCGAGGCCGAGGCACAGCGCACCGAACTGGAGGTCCGTCTCGCCGAACTCACGGCCCAGGCCGAAGCGGAGCGCAATGCGCTGACCTCGCGCCTCGCCGAAGCCAGCGACCGCGCCTCCCAGCTCGCCGATGCCGCGGCCCGGGCCGAGGCCGACAGCGCCTCGCGAGGCGCCCACCTCGCAGAACTCACGGCCCAGCTCGAGACCCTGCGCGCCAACCTGGAATCCGCCTCCGCCGAGCGCGCCGCGCTCCACGCCGCCCAGGACAAGCTCGCGCGCGCCGACTCCGACCGGGAGCGTCTCCAGTCCGACCTCACCGTGGCCCGTGCCGCCCGGGTCCGCCTCGAAGGCCGCGTCACGGCCCTCGAAACCGCCTCGACCGAAGCCGTCCGCATCCTCGATGCGGAGCGCGCGGAGCGCACGCGGCTCGCCCAGTCGCTCGAAGCCGCCACCCAGCAGCTCCAGCAGCGCGAAGGTGGCGCCGCCAGCCAGCTCTCGGCCTTCCAGTCCGAGCGCGCCCAGCTCGACACGCAACTCCAGGGCCTCAACGCCCAGCTCCAAGAGCAGCAGGACCGACTCGCGGCCTTCCAGTCCGAGCGCGCCCAGCTCGAAGCGCAACTCCAGGGCCTCAACGCCCAGCTCCAAGAGCAGCAGGACCGCCTGAGCGCCGTGGACGCGGAGCGCACCGCGCTGCTCGCCACCGTGGAGTCGCTCAAGGCCTCCTCCCAGCCCGAGGCCGTGCTGGAGATGGCCGCGGAGATGGAACTCCTCCAGTCCCTGGTCGAAGACCTCCAGCAGAAGCTCGCGGACCACGAGGCGGAGCGGGCCGCCGCCCAGCGAGACGACGGCGCCGAATCCGTCCGCAACGCGATGTCCAGCCGCCCCGCGGCCACCCCGGCACCGGCCGCCCGGCCTCCGGCAAGGCCCCCGCGCGCGGCGATTCCCGCCCTGGACCTGCCGCCTCAGCGGCCCTCCGTGAAGCCGGACGAGCGCGAGTAG